The Macaca fascicularis isolate 582-1 chromosome 1, T2T-MFA8v1.1 genome includes a window with the following:
- the C1H1orf53 gene encoding uncharacterized protein C1orf53 homolog, producing MAARQIWALACPALWRQPPAAPPPAPLWVRAGFRQQLSLTLYSANEENCGGSAPGTPSRPEKKARPSVSEELTVAERRIAELHAAACAAGQLNYVDPATGYVVLTQIAHLQRGECCGSACRHCPYGQVNVKDPSKKKQFNSYFYV from the exons ATGGCGGCCAGGCAGATCTGGGCACTGGCGTGTCCCGCGCTCTGGAGGCAACCTCCCGCCGCCCCACCGCCAGCACCTCTCTGGGTCCGAGCTGGGTTCCGACAGCAGCTCAGTTTAACCCTCTACTCTGCTAACGAGGAAAACTGCGGCGGCTCCGCGCCCGGCACGCCGAGTAGGCCGGAGAAAAAGGCGAGGCCTTCGGTGAGCGAAGAGTTAACGGTGGCGGAGCGACGGATCGCAGAGCTGCACGCTGCCGCCTGCGCG GCTGGCCAGCTAAACTATGTGGATCCAGCTACTGGCTATGTGGTGCTCACACAGATTGCCCACTTGCAAAGAGGTGAATGTTGTGGCTCTGCTTGCAGACAT TGTCCGTATGGTCAAGTCAATGTTAAAGATCCATCTAAAAAGAAGCAATtcaattcatatttttatgtttga